The proteins below are encoded in one region of Ostreibacterium oceani:
- a CDS encoding argininosuccinate synthase, producing the protein MNKAQIKKVVLAYSGGLDTSIIAKWLQDEYQCEVVTFTADLGQGEEIEPARAKAQAMGIKQIYIEDLRETFAKDYIFPMFRANTIYEGEYLLGTSIARPLIAKRLVEIAQETGADAISHGATGKGNDQVRFEIGAYALMPNIHVIAPWREWDLMSREKLMAYAAEHNIPIETKKGKSPYSKDANLLHISYEGNEIEDPAVAPNEEMWERTVSPKAAPDEETVITIRFEKGDPVAINGQALSPARIIETLNKLGGDNGIGRDDLVENRFVGMKSRGCYETPGGTILLKAHRAIESITLDREAAHLKDEIMPRYAKIIYNGFWWSPEREMLQALIDKSQARVSGEVRLSLYKGNVMVLGRESENSLFDSAIASFDDELAYDHKDAEGFIKLNALRLRIAAGKR; encoded by the coding sequence ATGAATAAAGCACAAATAAAAAAAGTCGTGTTAGCGTATTCAGGCGGGCTGGATACATCGATTATTGCCAAATGGCTTCAAGACGAGTACCAGTGTGAAGTTGTCACGTTTACCGCAGATTTAGGGCAAGGCGAGGAAATCGAACCCGCGCGTGCCAAAGCCCAAGCAATGGGCATCAAACAAATCTACATTGAAGATTTGCGCGAAACGTTTGCCAAAGACTATATTTTCCCGATGTTTCGTGCCAATACGATTTATGAGGGTGAGTATTTGTTAGGCACGTCTATTGCGCGCCCATTAATTGCCAAACGCCTCGTTGAAATTGCCCAAGAAACGGGCGCAGATGCGATTTCACACGGCGCAACAGGTAAAGGTAACGACCAAGTTCGTTTTGAGATTGGGGCGTATGCTTTAATGCCAAATATCCATGTCATTGCGCCATGGCGCGAGTGGGATTTGATGTCGCGGGAAAAGCTGATGGCCTATGCGGCAGAACACAACATCCCGATTGAGACAAAAAAAGGCAAATCACCGTATTCCAAAGACGCGAATCTGCTGCATATTTCCTACGAAGGTAACGAAATCGAAGATCCCGCCGTTGCACCCAATGAGGAAATGTGGGAGCGCACCGTGTCACCCAAAGCTGCGCCTGATGAAGAAACGGTCATCACAATTCGCTTTGAAAAAGGCGATCCAGTTGCCATTAATGGTCAAGCCTTATCACCCGCGCGGATTATCGAGACCTTGAATAAATTGGGCGGTGACAACGGCATTGGACGTGACGATTTGGTAGAAAACCGCTTTGTCGGCATGAAAAGCCGCGGTTGTTACGAAACACCAGGCGGGACTATTTTATTAAAAGCGCATCGTGCCATTGAGTCGATTACACTAGACCGAGAAGCGGCGCATTTAAAAGATGAAATCATGCCGCGCTACGCGAAGATTATCTATAACGGGTTTTGGTGGTCGCCTGAGCGAGAAATGCTACAAGCCCTGATTGATAAATCACAAGCGCGGGTGAGCGGCGAAGTACGTTTGTCGCTTTATAAAGGCAACGTCATGGTGCTAGGTCGCGAGTCTGAGAATAGCTTATTCGACAGCGCTATCGCAAGTTTCGATGACGAGTTGGCCTATGACCACAAAGACGCCGAAGGGTTTATTAAGCTAAATGCGCTCAGATTACGCATTGCCGCGGGTAAGCGTTAA
- a CDS encoding MATE family efflux transporter translates to MPQQKTARFVTGATWRHVIVMTLTNSIGLMALFVVDLIDLYFLNLLGEQEMAAAVGFAGLLLFFITAMSIGLLIAMGVLVSQRIGAGDTQNARQIAASTYVIASLFAIALSTVLFLYVEPILQLLGAKGRTLALATTYAEIVLPSSVILVLGMASSGILRAVGDARRAMNTTLIGAGVNLVFDPILIFGLSMGIAGAAWASVLSRIAMMAYGFYGAIILHRMVAKPRFADVRHDTRFIMHIAFPVILTNLATPIGQSFVTMNMAKFGDAAMAAYATIGRIIPVAFSILFALSGAIGPIIGQNFGAKQFDRVRETYRNAIIFAILVVIGISGVLFLLQKPLISVFNLSDQAAELLTLFATYLALFFIFDGILFSTNSAFNSLGYPLYSTLFNYAKFFLGIIPMAWVLSHFYGAKGVLIGQSIGHLVIVILALLVCRRLMLQLDHIDPNNPNRRASARPPLWPGSSAKSQV, encoded by the coding sequence ATGCCCCAACAAAAAACCGCGCGGTTCGTCACTGGCGCTACATGGCGACATGTTATTGTCATGACGTTAACCAATTCCATCGGCCTCATGGCACTCTTTGTTGTCGATCTCATCGATTTATACTTTCTCAACCTGCTTGGCGAGCAAGAAATGGCGGCCGCCGTTGGCTTTGCTGGTCTATTGTTGTTTTTTATTACCGCCATGTCAATCGGTCTGTTAATTGCCATGGGGGTACTCGTTTCACAGCGCATCGGTGCAGGTGATACGCAAAATGCCAGACAGATTGCTGCCAGCACCTATGTCATTGCTAGCCTTTTTGCCATTGCACTTAGCACGGTTTTATTTCTCTATGTTGAGCCCATTTTACAATTACTTGGCGCCAAAGGTCGTACATTAGCCTTAGCGACTACTTATGCCGAAATTGTTTTACCTAGCAGCGTCATCCTTGTGCTGGGCATGGCATCTAGCGGCATCCTTCGTGCTGTAGGCGATGCCCGACGCGCCATGAACACCACGTTAATCGGTGCTGGCGTTAACTTAGTATTTGACCCTATCCTCATTTTTGGATTAAGCATGGGGATTGCAGGGGCTGCTTGGGCCTCTGTGCTGTCACGCATCGCCATGATGGCCTATGGATTTTATGGGGCGATTATCCTACACCGCATGGTCGCCAAGCCCCGTTTCGCTGATGTTCGACACGACACCCGCTTTATTATGCACATTGCATTTCCCGTTATTTTAACCAATTTAGCTACGCCGATTGGGCAGTCATTTGTCACCATGAATATGGCGAAATTTGGAGACGCTGCGATGGCCGCTTATGCCACTATTGGACGCATCATTCCTGTTGCGTTTAGTATTTTATTTGCGCTATCAGGCGCAATTGGACCCATTATCGGGCAAAATTTTGGCGCAAAACAGTTCGACCGCGTTCGCGAAACCTATCGCAACGCCATTATTTTTGCCATTTTGGTTGTCATTGGAATTTCTGGCGTGCTTTTTTTGCTACAAAAACCCTTAATCAGTGTGTTTAACTTATCCGACCAAGCGGCTGAGCTGCTTACCTTGTTTGCCACGTATTTGGCGCTGTTTTTTATCTTTGACGGCATCTTATTTTCGACAAACTCGGCATTTAATAGCCTCGGTTACCCCCTTTACTCCACACTATTTAACTACGCCAAGTTCTTTTTAGGCATTATCCCAATGGCGTGGGTATTGTCGCATTTTTATGGTGCCAAAGGCGTCCTCATCGGACAATCCATCGGACACCTTGTTATTGTCATCTTGGCGCTTTTGGTTTGTCGCCGCCTAATGTTACAATTAGACCATATCGACCCTAACAACCCCAACCGCCGCGCTTCAGCCCGTCCGCCTTTATGGCCTGGCTCTAGCGCTAAATCACAGGTGTAA
- the waaC gene encoding lipopolysaccharide heptosyltransferase I — MRVLLVKTSSLGDVVHTLTPLSVLKQQRPELRIDWLVESGFADIAALAQAQGDIENVIEVNFRAWRREKPVGFFWHPELKQLKAHLRQQHYDLVIDAQGLLKSAYLAKLAGAPISGFDKASAREPLATVFYQRGYAVERRQQAVYRLQKLFAQIFDYPPVLDMPPVSLEKTPSVIFDKRVDKRPTALIFHGTTWDNKRYPDAHWKTLIAKLSNQFDVQVAHGNEEEKQRAEALVSECQHAHVLPACTLAEMMARIQAADAVISVDTGLAHMADYFGVPAVALFGPTNPRLTGLIRQSSQNLTGLVACAPCMQRQCYKPESGFAPCLWEITPERVLAALKIAMENSRENSR; from the coding sequence ATGCGAGTTCTCTTAGTTAAAACGTCATCGCTAGGTGACGTGGTGCACACACTGACACCGTTGTCAGTGTTAAAACAGCAGCGTCCTGAATTGCGTATTGATTGGTTGGTAGAGTCTGGTTTTGCCGATATTGCAGCGCTCGCGCAAGCGCAAGGTGATATTGAAAACGTCATCGAAGTGAATTTTCGTGCGTGGCGACGTGAAAAACCGGTCGGTTTTTTTTGGCACCCCGAATTAAAGCAATTAAAAGCCCACCTACGACAACAGCACTACGACTTGGTGATTGATGCACAAGGGTTGCTGAAATCTGCTTATCTGGCGAAGTTGGCAGGCGCGCCGATTTCAGGGTTTGATAAAGCCAGTGCGCGCGAACCACTAGCAACCGTTTTTTATCAACGCGGTTATGCCGTTGAACGTCGCCAGCAGGCGGTTTATCGGTTGCAAAAGTTATTTGCACAGATTTTTGACTATCCGCCAGTGCTGGATATGCCGCCCGTTTCATTAGAAAAAACACCCTCAGTAATATTCGATAAGCGGGTCGATAAACGCCCAACAGCGTTAATCTTTCACGGCACAACGTGGGACAATAAACGCTACCCTGATGCGCATTGGAAAACGCTGATTGCCAAGCTGTCGAATCAATTTGACGTGCAGGTTGCGCACGGCAATGAGGAGGAAAAACAGCGAGCAGAAGCGTTGGTTAGTGAGTGTCAGCATGCGCACGTGCTACCCGCGTGTACACTAGCGGAAATGATGGCGCGCATACAGGCAGCCGATGCAGTGATTAGCGTTGATACAGGGCTTGCGCATATGGCCGATTATTTTGGGGTGCCTGCTGTCGCACTATTTGGTCCAACGAATCCACGATTAACTGGGCTTATTCGTCAATCCAGTCAAAATTTAACGGGGTTGGTGGCTTGCGCGCCGTGTATGCAGCGTCAGTGTTACAAGCCCGAAAGTGGCTTTGCGCCTTGCCTATGGGAAATCACCCCCGAGCGCGTTTTGGCGGCACTTAAGATTGCGATGGAAAATAGTCGCGAAAATAGTCGCTAA